GGGAACCTCCCCCGATGGAAGGCTGGTGGAGATGATCGAGCACCCGGACCATCCATGGTTCGTGGGCTGCCAGTTCCACCCCGAGTTTAAATCACGTCCCTGGAAACCCCACCCCCTGTTTGCCGGTTTTATCGCGGCCAGCCTCGCGCTGAAGAGATCGAGGGACTGATGGATCTGAAGGTGAACCCGGTCACCGTCGGCCGTGTGACCATTGGAGGATCAGGGGAAGGGACTGGAGGAGGTTTCGGACCCCTTGTCCTCATCGCGGGCCCCTGCGTCATCGAGGACCCGGAGAGCTGCCTCGAGGCGGCCGAGGGACTGGCGGAGATCTGCGGCCGGGTAGGGATCGACCTCATATTCAAGGCCTCCTACGACAAGGCCAACCGGACCTCCGCGGGGTCGTACCGCGGCCCCGGGTTCGACAGCGGGATGGAGGTCCTGGCGGGGATCAGGGACAAGGTCGGCATCCCCGTGACTTCCGACATCCACTGGCCGGAACAGGCGGGGGATGCCGCGGCTGTCCTGGACATCCTCCAGATCCCGGCGTTCCTCTGCCGGCAGACCGATCTCCTCACGGCCGCCGCGGCAACCGGAAAGCCGGTCAACGTCAAGAAGGGCCAGTTCCTCTCTCCCTGGGACGTCAAGGGGATATCGGGAAAGGTCAACGGCGGCAGGAACCTCGTCATCACCGAGAGGGGTACGACCTTCGGTTACAACAACCTGGTGGTGGATTTCAGATCTTTTCCCGTGATCCGGGAACTGGGGCTGCCCGTGGTCTACGACGCGACCCACAGCCTCCAGCTGCCAGGAGGGCTCGGCTCCTCTTCGGGGGGGATGCGGGAGTACATCCCACACCTGTGTCGGGCGGCCGTTGCCTGCGGCGTGGACGGGATCTTCATGGAAGTTCATCCGGATCCGGACCGGGCGCCATGCGACGGTCCCAACATGTGGCCCATGGACCGGCTCGAGGCCCTGCTCCGCCAGCTTCTGGCGATCCGGGCGGCTGCCGGGCAGGACAGTTCCGGAGCGGACAGTCCATGACCGGTTCTATCGACAGGGGAAAAATCCTCGCCATCGCCCGGAGAGTCCTGGAGATGGAGGAGGGCTCGCTGGCCGCCCTGCGGGCCAGGCTGGGTGACGAGTTCGCCACGGCTGTGGAACTCCTGGCATCCTGCAAGGGGAGGGTGGTTTTTGCCGGCATGGGGAAATCAGGGCTGGTGTGCCGCAAGATCGTGGCAACCTTCGCCAGCACGGGGACACCGGCTCTTTTTCTGCATCCGGCCGAGGGCGGCCACGGCGATCTGGGCATGCTGGCCAAAGGCGACATCCTCGTGGCCGTCTCCTACAGCGGCGAGAGCGAAGAACTCATGCGCCTCCTACCGGCCGTCAGGAGGCTGGGCGTCCCCATCGTCGCCATGACGGGAAGCCCGGGCTCCACCCTGGCCCAACGGGCGGACGTGGTCCTCGACATATCCGTGACGGAGGAGGCCTGCCCCCTGGGGCTCGCTCCCACGGCGAGCACGGCGGTGACCATGGCCCTCGGGGACGCACTGGCCGTTGCCCTGCTGGAGATCCACGGGTTCACCGAGAACGATTTCGCCTTTTTTCACCCCGGCGGAGCCCTGGGCAGAAAACTGCTCACGGTGGCGGATATCATGCACACCGGCGACCGGGTGCCTGTGGTCGGCCCGGAAACTGCCATGAAAGAGGCGCTTTTCGAGATCACCTCCAAGCAGCTCGGGTTCACCACCGTTCAGGATGCCGACGGAACCCTCCTGGGCGTGGTGACGGACGGGGACCTGCGCAGGTCCCTGGAAAGGGACGACGACCCCCTGGCCATGAAGGTGAGGCGGGTCATGACCACCACGCCGAAGGTCATCAACCCCGAGGCGCTGGCGGCGCGCGCCCTGCAGCTCATGGAGAGCCATTCCATAACCGCTCTCGTGGTCGTGGACGAAGGCGGTCATGTGGCCGGTGTGCTTCACATGCACGATATCTTGAGGGCGGGAATAGCTTAAGAGCGGAAAACAGGAATCAGAAATCAGGAATCAGATAGAACGCAGAACACACCCTTCGACAGGGCTCAGGGCAGGGAACGCAGGATGAAAACCTTATTGACAACCTGACCTGAGAAAACACGTTTTTAATAGCCCATAGCCCATAGCCCATAGCCCATAGCTCCCAGAGAGGCCCGATCATTTTGAAAGAGCACAGTCCGAAAATCATTGAAGCCGCCAAAAAAATTCAGCTCATCGCCTTCGACGTGGACGGTGTCCTCACCGACGGGAGCATCAGCTACACCTCCGCTGGGGACGAGATCAAGTCGTTCAACGTCAGGGACGGGCACGCCATCAAGCTCCTCGGCAGGGCCGGGCTCTCGGCGGCCATCATCACCGGAAGGAAAAGCGCCATGGTGGACCGGCGGGCCCGGGAACTGGGCATCGAGCTGGTGTACCAGGGGGCCAGGGAGAAGAACATCTCCCTGGACGAGATCGTGAGCAGGCAGGCCCTTTCCCTGGCGGAAATAGCGTTCATGAGCGACGATGTGGTGGACCTTCCCGTCATGGCCCGTGTCGGCCTAGGGTGCTGCCCGGCCGACGCGGCCCCGGAAGTGCTGGACCGGGCCGCCCTGGTCACGGAGGCCGGGGGAGGGAACGGGGCCGCCCGGGAGCTGATCATGTTCATTCTCAAGACGAAAGGTTTATACGACGGGATTATGGAGAAGTATCTTTCCCCAGGGGAAATCATGCCGTCATTCCGAACACGGCGAAGCCGTGAGCCGGAATCCGGATCAAATGCTTTTCACCACAGAGTCACAGAGGACACGGAGGAAGACTGAATCTGGGGAAAGGCGCGGTTCCTGTAAAAGCGGAGTTTAATCCAACACGAAGGTCACAAAGTGACACGAAGGAAGGCGAAATTCCTTATCCTTCCTTCCCCTGCCAATAGCCCCTTTCCTTATTCTCCCTCTCCCCCTCA
This window of the bacterium genome carries:
- the kdsA gene encoding 3-deoxy-8-phosphooctulonate synthase gives rise to the protein MDLKVNPVTVGRVTIGGSGEGTGGGFGPLVLIAGPCVIEDPESCLEAAEGLAEICGRVGIDLIFKASYDKANRTSAGSYRGPGFDSGMEVLAGIRDKVGIPVTSDIHWPEQAGDAAAVLDILQIPAFLCRQTDLLTAAAATGKPVNVKKGQFLSPWDVKGISGKVNGGRNLVITERGTTFGYNNLVVDFRSFPVIRELGLPVVYDATHSLQLPGGLGSSSGGMREYIPHLCRAAVACGVDGIFMEVHPDPDRAPCDGPNMWPMDRLEALLRQLLAIRAAAGQDSSGADSP
- a CDS encoding KpsF/GutQ family sugar-phosphate isomerase, which codes for MTGSIDRGKILAIARRVLEMEEGSLAALRARLGDEFATAVELLASCKGRVVFAGMGKSGLVCRKIVATFASTGTPALFLHPAEGGHGDLGMLAKGDILVAVSYSGESEELMRLLPAVRRLGVPIVAMTGSPGSTLAQRADVVLDISVTEEACPLGLAPTASTAVTMALGDALAVALLEIHGFTENDFAFFHPGGALGRKLLTVADIMHTGDRVPVVGPETAMKEALFEITSKQLGFTTVQDADGTLLGVVTDGDLRRSLERDDDPLAMKVRRVMTTTPKVINPEALAARALQLMESHSITALVVVDEGGHVAGVLHMHDILRAGIA